A segment of the Leptolyngbya sp. FACHB-261 genome:
TTGCAAGCAAAGTTTTCTTTCCCTAAAAATTGCCCAATCGGCCCGACGCCACGATTGCTGCTAACAGCCCTGTTCTGTCCCAGTTGCTATTGTGACGAACACCATTAATGAAGAATGCAGGTGTTTGAGTAACGCCACTGCGGGTTCCACTCTCGAAGTCTTCTTGAACTCGCTCGTCATGAATGTGGTCTGCCAACTCGCGTAAGACCTGAGTCACGTTCAAGCCGAGGTTAATGACATACTCCACTAGATAACCGTTACCTAGAGCGTGCTGATGATTGAATAGGATGTCATGCATTTCCCAAAACTTGCCTTGAGCAGCAGCAGCCTCTGCAACTTCAGCTGCCTTCTGAGCTTGAGTATGCAGTTGAGGCTGAGGGAAATGACGGAATACAAAACACAGCT
Coding sequences within it:
- a CDS encoding thioredoxin domain-containing protein, which codes for MSQAVDMDRLILPVGERDHRQGSKEAVVTLVEYGDYQSPNCGRAHVIVQEIQRQLTGQLCFVFRHFPQPQLHTQAQKAAEVAEAAAAQGKFWEMHDILFNHQHALGNGYLVEYVINLGLNVTQVLRELADHIHDERVQEDFESGTRSGVTQTPAFFINGVRHNSNWDRTGLLAAIVASGRLGNF